The following are encoded together in the Lathyrus oleraceus cultivar Zhongwan6 chromosome 3, CAAS_Psat_ZW6_1.0, whole genome shotgun sequence genome:
- the LOC127129235 gene encoding copper transporter 6, translated as MTMSCTATGNGFQSNSTMATMLGRRRIPIHTSFYWGHKAVILFRCWPGDSAGMYAVALILVFVMAVLVEWLSFTNIVKLKPGASNDVVGSLLRTGLYGVRTGFSYLVMLAVMSFNGGVFLAAIFGHVIGFMVFGTMAILKKSGGLDSAKP; from the coding sequence ATGACTATGTCGTGTACGGCCACCGGAAACGGTTTTCAGTCCAACTCCACGATGGCGACGATGTTGGGGCGGAGGAGGATTCCGATACACACATCGTTCTATTGGGGACACAAAGCGGTCATACTATTCCGTTGCTGGCCCGGCGACAGCGCCGGCATGTACGCGGTGGCGTTGATTCTTGTTTTCGTCATGGCAGTTTTGGTGGAGTGGCTTTCATTCACTAATATTGTTAAACTCAAACCTGGGGCATCAAACGACGTCGTTGGGTCGCTTCTTAGGACGGGACTGTACGGTGTTCGTACTGGATTCTCGTACTTGGTTATGTTGGCAGTTATGTCGTTTAATGGTGGCGTGTTTCTCGCCGCGATTTTCGGCCATGTTATTGGGTTTATGGTTTTTGGAACTATGGCTATTCTGAAGAAATCGGGTGGTTTGGATTCTGCCAAACCGTAG